Proteins from one Apis cerana isolate GH-2021 linkage group LG11, AcerK_1.0, whole genome shotgun sequence genomic window:
- the LOC107995849 gene encoding nuclear factor related to kappa-B-binding protein isoform X2 — protein sequence MEVDECSAGGDSGAEEDEDDASSHGSRSNSSTSSISGSSTSTDSGDDSGDEHGTSGTESHSSGEEDEEENENTEYSVKAESPDTLKWETCIAANTKIKLPQDLCEHAAIFKEFLDYPYIWSECLNESQKDTLCNFLPIFPKDCDVEAETKKTLRMLFEHENHRFGVAPLDAFQIHLSAGHYRPDIRRMCSLVHKAQQRRLLFEERKRSYELASQLLKSRESLLSNAYKQGFCQPTQRTMSKIQWRKPKPAMVEEKTQLRYLEELNALRTELGASTKLATDTTSENEENYPHYQMSGAKQKKKRRSLMGAQGLSIRGLQINHEDETIRPVFSTLQRAEYPTNRSLFIREQTEEMYREMLLEHKKRRARRDIHPELNTQGIALADLTQRAQIGQKHKLLIGPSIRITPAKKRIKLEQSPLCPPAPRLTNSNSIKHESDNSDYSHTTDENRHSNTLDIDHKMLTPIKSEPIDAYEMHQISKKKLSPATPKGSKCSMITTPEIKKEVEDMEYDDIKTELSTGMNDDIPPETEEEEENDKKLDLDSIDMMQLPIQLDDGIDILDDVKCEDERVISIPDKEITVPSNEETIDINNGAELMQETHVCFFSLLRDAFTSKGEYRMSTGEMKEAITQWQGNPISPLNDWYSLASSWPALVPLALGFLAGELTYSQEIGDRQERESELVPYLENKGNGVYAWIGAGRDSDSRLLDLCTKFLMHKDSLGLSTATSTCSLAIAKQQNQVPLASSNVNNNSGNGNTNSSARDSSPAIESISVDSGSINTVAEWEPPRALWPTEWKVRPSTVEEREEFRRQERMRYAAPHKAFTYRMHGYASVVGPVKGIYQHNVASGLTKARGHSLLVADRPNFVTILALVRDATARLPNGEGTRADICQLLKDSQYIREQTESDDKEGYLHSVVSGALDRLHYETDPCVRYYPRRKEWLYLHRARSESEFEMYHQQLQGVAKNKKNVGSMSRNKALLPVIKPANVNKEQSPNSTKETTPKKERKAATTTQPIISRKEQKKSEEKNINDHSVTTEQSVVVTNVTTTINTPTTSVISMSGTTVPITSLPVSSTSINSITVEKDVINDVKAQITTNTPAKKATNIGGKPVAVVKSSAQSLLQSNQQHFPHHQIQVSTSAGLQTIRLSGHSVLHSAQSVVASSASNVTNVTTNLTTILPPVKVQSQQQSQQSQQQQQQQQTIVTNQAGKSILQTANIKQQSPQQHVLPGKTLLASQIKLVSPGQIKSLLTGHGLQGQTIFIKQSPSSNQSQQIQQQQLKQQQQQIQQRVVTNQQQSIQTSGMQRIIAQIGGKPIAVQIQQSPHQQQQQQQQKILAKVLTSSNSGQLISVENLLAQKGLKLATTASHANQLNRQGKQVIQTQYQVVSQAQTSSGQSKIIASTQQQQQSQQAQTVRMVTAQLAGKPIVLASGNKNVGVGVSNSGSVVLGKQQPSQQQTQQQPIILPSQLLNIKTLHGLKVIPTPAGLKTTGAAVYARVIAPTTITSSQSPGNQQQTIQTQPSRNNTYSTP from the exons ATGGAG gTGGATGAATGTTCAGCTGGTGGTGACAGTGGGGCtgaagaagatgaagatgaTGCATCTTCTCACGGATCCAGAAGCAATAGTAGTACTAGCAGTATCAGTGGAAGTAGTACTTCAACTGATAGTGGAGATGATAGTGGAGATGAGCATGGTACAAGTGGCACTGAAAGTCATAGTTCTGgtgaagaagatgaagaagaaaatgaaaatacagaATATTCTGTTAAAGCAGAAAGTCCAGATACTCTG aaatgGGAAACATGTATTGCTGCAAACACTAAGATAAAATTACCACAAGATCTTTGCGAACATGCagctatttttaaagaatttctgGATTATCCTTATATTTGGAGTGAATGCCTTAATGAAAGTCAAAAGGATACTTTGTGCAactttttaccaatttttccAAAGGATTGTGATGTAGAAGCAGAAACCAAGAAAACTTTACGCATGTTATTTGAACATGAAAATCACag atttggCGTGGCACCTCTAGATgcatttcaaattcatttgtCTGCTGGTCATTATCGACCAGATATTAGAAGAATGTGTAGCTTAGTACATAAGGCACAGCAAAGAAGATTGTTATTTGAAGAACGTAAACGATCCTATGAATTGGCcagtcaattattaaaatccagAGAAAGTTTATTGTCTAACGCCTACAAACAAGGTTTCTGTCAGCCGACGCAACGAACGATGTCAAAAATACAATGGAGGAAACCAAAACCTGCTATGG TTGAAGAGAAAACGCAACTGCGCTATTTGGAGGAACTGAATGCACTGAGGACAGAGCTTGGAGCAAGCACAAAGTTAGCGACCGACACAACATCTGAGAACGAGGAGAACTATCCCCACTATCAAATGTCTGGAGCTaagcagaagaagaagagacgtTCTCTCATGGGAGCCCAAGGACTGTCCATTCGGGGTTTGCAAATAAATCACGAGGACGAAACTATTCGACCTGTTTTCTCCACGTTGCAACGAGCAGAATATCCTACGAATAGATCGTTATTTATTCGTGAACAAACCGAGGAGATGTATCGCGAAATGCTACTTGAacataaaaagagaagagcTCGGCGAGAT ATACATCCAGAATTAAATACACAAGGTATCGCTCTTGCCGATTTAACTCAAAGAGCACAGATTGGACAGAAGcacaaattattaatcggtCCTTCCATACGTATCACTCCAgcaaagaaacgaataaaattggaGCAATCACCACTTTGCCCACCAGCACCAAGATTAACGAATTCTAATTCGATAAAACATGAAAGCGATAATAGTGATTATTCTCATACAACAGATGAAAACAGACATTCCAATACATTGGATATTGATCATAAGATGTTAACACCAATTAAATCAGAACCTATAGATGCATATGAGATGCATCAAATatccaaaaagaaattaagcCCTGCTACACCAAAAGGTAGTAAATGTTCTATGATAACTACtccagaaataaaaaaagaagtggaAGATATGGAATATGATGACATAAAAACAGAACTTAGTACAGGAATGAATGATGATATTCCTCCAgaaacagaagaagaagaagaaaatgataaaaagctTGATTTAGATAGCATCGATATGATGCAACTTCCTATACAACTCGATGATGGAATTGACATATTGGACGATGTAAAATGCGAAGATGAAAGAGTTATATCAATACCAGATAAAGAAATCACGGTTCCAAGTAATGAAGAAACTATTGATATCAACAATGGAGCAGAATTGATGCAAGAAACacatgtttgttttttttcgcTATTAAGAGATGCGTTCACTTCAAAAGGTGAATATAGAATGAGTACAGGAGAAATGAAGGAAGCTATTACACAATGGCAAGGAAATCCTATTTCGCCGTTAAACGATTGGTATTCTTTAGCATCCTCTTGGCCAGCACTAGTTCCATTAGCTTTGGGATTTCTAGCTGGTGAACTTACATATTCTCAAGAAATAGGTGATCGACAAGAAAGAGAGTCAGAACTTGTTCCTTATTTAGAAAACAAAGGAAATGGAGTCTATGCGTGGATTGGTGCTGGACGAGACTCAGACTCTCGTCTATTGGACTTGtgtacgaaatttttaatgcacaAAGATTCATTAGGCTTATCAACTGCAACTAGCACTTGCTCTCTAGCAATTGCAAAACAACAAAATCAAGTGCCTCTAGCTAGCAGCAATGTTAACAATAATTCTGGAAATGGAAATACAAATTCAAGCGCCAGAGATTCTAGTCCAGCGATAGAATCGATCAGTGTCGACAGTGGATCCATTAATACTGTTGCAGAATGGGAACCACCTCGTGCGCTATGGCCCACAGAATGGAAAGTTCGTCCATCTACGGTGGAAGAACGAGAAGAATTTAGGAGGCAAGAGCGTATGCGTTACGCTGCACCTCATAAAGCATTTACGTACAGAATGCATGGTTACGCCTCTGTTGTAGGTCCAGTGAAAGGCATTTATCAACATAATGTTG CTTCTGGTTTAACCAAGGCTCGCGGACACTCATTATTAGTAGCAGACAGACCAAATTTTGTGACGATCTTAGCCTTAGTCAGAGATGCTACTGCAAGGCTTCCCAATGGTGAAGGAACTCGAGCTGATATTTGTCAATTACTAAAAGATTCTCAATACATTCGAGAACAAACAGAGAGCGATGATAAAGAAGGATATTTACATTCTGTAGTATCTGGAGCTTTAGACAGATTGCATTATGAAACAGATCCCTGTGTACGGTATTATCCACGACGTAAGGAATGGCTATATCTTCATCGAGCACGTTCAGAATCAGAATTTg AAATGTATCATCAACAATTGCAAGGCGTTGcaaagaataagaagaatgTTGGTAGCATGTCTCGGAATAAAGCTCTTTTACCAGTCATAAAACCTGCTAATGTTAACAAAGAACAATCTCCTAATAGTACTAAAGAAACGACacctaaaaaagaaagaaaagctgCAACTACTACCCAACCTATTATTTCGag gaaagaacaaaaaaaaagtgaagagaaaaatattaatgaccaTTCCGTTACTACGGAACAATCTGTTGTAGTTACGAATGTAACAACAACAATCAACACGCCTACAACTTCAGTAATTTCCATGTCAGGGACCACTGTTCCAATTACATCTCTTCCAGTTTCTTCAACTTCTATTAATAGCATTACTGTAGAAAAAGATGTAATTAATGATGTAAAAGCTCAAATTACTACAAACACCCCAGCAAAAAAAGCAACCAATATTGGTGGAAAACCAGTCGCTGTTGTAAAAAGTAGTGCTCAGAGTTTGTTACAATCAAATCAACAACATTTTCCACATCATCAAATTCAAGTATCAACATCTGCTGGCCTACAGACTATTAGATTATCTGGACATTCTGTTTTACATTCTGCTCAATCTGTGGTAGCTAGCAGTGCTTCTAATGTGACGAATGTAACCACAAATTTAACTACCATACTACCTCCTGTTAAAGTTCAAAGTCAACAGCAATCACAACAAtcacagcaacaacaacaacaacaacaaacaaTAGTAACTAATCAAGCAGGAAAAAGCATTTTACAAACTGCtaatataaaacaacaatCTCCACAACAACATGTACTACCTGGAAAAACTTTGTTAGCTTCTCAAATAAAATTGGTTAGTCCAGGACAAATTAAGTCTCTTCTCACAGGTCATGGACTTCAAGgccaaacaatatttattaaacaatcgCCATCTAGTAATCAGTCACAACAaatacaacaacaacaattaaaG caacaacaacaacaaattcAACAGAGAGTTGTTACTAATCAGCAACAATCGATACAAACATCTGGTATGCAGCGCATAATTGCGCAGATAGGAGGAAAACCAATTGCGGTGCAAATTCAACAATCACCGCatcaacagcaacaacagcaacaacaaaaaatattagcaaAGGTTTTAACTAGTTCTAATAGTGGTCAACTTATTTCAGTAGAAAATCTTCTTGCTCAGAAAGGATTGAAATTGGCGACTACAGCTAGTCATGCTAATCAACTTAATAGACAGGGAAAACAGGTCATACAAACTCAATATCaa gTAGTGTCACAAGCACAGACTTCTTCGGGTCAATCAAAGATCATAGCTAGTacacaacagcaacaacaatcACAACAAGCACAAACTGTACGAATGGTAACGGCTCAATTAGCTGGAAAACCAATAGTTTTAGCAAGTGGCAATAAAAACGTAGGAGTTGGAGTAAGCAACAGCGGAAGTGTAGTTCTCGGAAAACAACAACCATCTCAACAACAGACACAGCAACAACCTATAATTTTACCGAGCCAATTActcaatattaaaacattgcaCGGTTTAAAAGTGATACCGACTCCAGCCGGATTAAAGACCACAGGCGCAGCGGTATACGCACGAGTTATTGCTCCAACCACTATAACTTCATCTCAGTCACCGGGAAATCAACAACAGACTATCCAAACACAACCTTCAAGAAATAATACTTACAGTACACCTTGA
- the LOC107995849 gene encoding nuclear factor related to kappa-B-binding protein isoform X1: protein MEVDECSAGGDSGAEEDEDDASSHGSRSNSSTSSISGSSTSTDSGDDSGDEHGTSGTESHSSGEEDEEENENTEYSVKAESPDTLKWETCIAANTKIKLPQDLCEHAAIFKEFLDYPYIWSECLNESQKDTLCNFLPIFPKDCDVEAETKKTLRMLFEHENHRFGVAPLDAFQIHLSAGHYRPDIRRMCSLVHKAQQRRLLFEERKRSYELASQLLKSRESLLSNAYKQGFCQPTQRTMSKIQWRKPKPAMVEEKTQLRYLEELNALRTELGASTKLATDTTSENEENYPHYQMSGAKQKKKRRSLMGAQGLSIRGLQINHEDETIRPVFSTLQRAEYPTNRSLFIREQTEEMYREMLLEHKKRRARRDIHPELNTQGIALADLTQRAQIGQKHKLLIGPSIRITPAKKRIKLEQSPLCPPAPRLTNSNSIKHESDNSDYSHTTDENRHSNTLDIDHKMLTPIKSEPIDAYEMHQISKKKLSPATPKGSKCSMITTPEIKKEVEDMEYDDIKTELSTGMNDDIPPETEEEEENDKKLDLDSIDMMQLPIQLDDGIDILDDVKCEDERVISIPDKEITVPSNEETIDINNGAELMQETHVCFFSLLRDAFTSKGEYRMSTGEMKEAITQWQGNPISPLNDWYSLASSWPALVPLALGFLAGELTYSQEIGDRQERESELVPYLENKGNGVYAWIGAGRDSDSRLLDLCTKFLMHKDSLGLSTATSTCSLAIAKQQNQVPLASSNVNNNSGNGNTNSSARDSSPAIESISVDSGSINTVAEWEPPRALWPTEWKVRPSTVEEREEFRRQERMRYAAPHKAFTYRMHGYASVVGPVKGIYQHNVASGLTKARGHSLLVADRPNFVTILALVRDATARLPNGEGTRADICQLLKDSQYIREQTESDDKEGYLHSVVSGALDRLHYETDPCVRYYPRRKEWLYLHRARSESEFEMYHQQLQGVAKNKKNVGSMSRNKALLPVIKPANVNKEQSPNSTKETTPKKERKAATTTQPIISSRKEQKKSEEKNINDHSVTTEQSVVVTNVTTTINTPTTSVISMSGTTVPITSLPVSSTSINSITVEKDVINDVKAQITTNTPAKKATNIGGKPVAVVKSSAQSLLQSNQQHFPHHQIQVSTSAGLQTIRLSGHSVLHSAQSVVASSASNVTNVTTNLTTILPPVKVQSQQQSQQSQQQQQQQQTIVTNQAGKSILQTANIKQQSPQQHVLPGKTLLASQIKLVSPGQIKSLLTGHGLQGQTIFIKQSPSSNQSQQIQQQQLKQQQQQIQQRVVTNQQQSIQTSGMQRIIAQIGGKPIAVQIQQSPHQQQQQQQQKILAKVLTSSNSGQLISVENLLAQKGLKLATTASHANQLNRQGKQVIQTQYQVVSQAQTSSGQSKIIASTQQQQQSQQAQTVRMVTAQLAGKPIVLASGNKNVGVGVSNSGSVVLGKQQPSQQQTQQQPIILPSQLLNIKTLHGLKVIPTPAGLKTTGAAVYARVIAPTTITSSQSPGNQQQTIQTQPSRNNTYSTP, encoded by the exons ATGGAG gTGGATGAATGTTCAGCTGGTGGTGACAGTGGGGCtgaagaagatgaagatgaTGCATCTTCTCACGGATCCAGAAGCAATAGTAGTACTAGCAGTATCAGTGGAAGTAGTACTTCAACTGATAGTGGAGATGATAGTGGAGATGAGCATGGTACAAGTGGCACTGAAAGTCATAGTTCTGgtgaagaagatgaagaagaaaatgaaaatacagaATATTCTGTTAAAGCAGAAAGTCCAGATACTCTG aaatgGGAAACATGTATTGCTGCAAACACTAAGATAAAATTACCACAAGATCTTTGCGAACATGCagctatttttaaagaatttctgGATTATCCTTATATTTGGAGTGAATGCCTTAATGAAAGTCAAAAGGATACTTTGTGCAactttttaccaatttttccAAAGGATTGTGATGTAGAAGCAGAAACCAAGAAAACTTTACGCATGTTATTTGAACATGAAAATCACag atttggCGTGGCACCTCTAGATgcatttcaaattcatttgtCTGCTGGTCATTATCGACCAGATATTAGAAGAATGTGTAGCTTAGTACATAAGGCACAGCAAAGAAGATTGTTATTTGAAGAACGTAAACGATCCTATGAATTGGCcagtcaattattaaaatccagAGAAAGTTTATTGTCTAACGCCTACAAACAAGGTTTCTGTCAGCCGACGCAACGAACGATGTCAAAAATACAATGGAGGAAACCAAAACCTGCTATGG TTGAAGAGAAAACGCAACTGCGCTATTTGGAGGAACTGAATGCACTGAGGACAGAGCTTGGAGCAAGCACAAAGTTAGCGACCGACACAACATCTGAGAACGAGGAGAACTATCCCCACTATCAAATGTCTGGAGCTaagcagaagaagaagagacgtTCTCTCATGGGAGCCCAAGGACTGTCCATTCGGGGTTTGCAAATAAATCACGAGGACGAAACTATTCGACCTGTTTTCTCCACGTTGCAACGAGCAGAATATCCTACGAATAGATCGTTATTTATTCGTGAACAAACCGAGGAGATGTATCGCGAAATGCTACTTGAacataaaaagagaagagcTCGGCGAGAT ATACATCCAGAATTAAATACACAAGGTATCGCTCTTGCCGATTTAACTCAAAGAGCACAGATTGGACAGAAGcacaaattattaatcggtCCTTCCATACGTATCACTCCAgcaaagaaacgaataaaattggaGCAATCACCACTTTGCCCACCAGCACCAAGATTAACGAATTCTAATTCGATAAAACATGAAAGCGATAATAGTGATTATTCTCATACAACAGATGAAAACAGACATTCCAATACATTGGATATTGATCATAAGATGTTAACACCAATTAAATCAGAACCTATAGATGCATATGAGATGCATCAAATatccaaaaagaaattaagcCCTGCTACACCAAAAGGTAGTAAATGTTCTATGATAACTACtccagaaataaaaaaagaagtggaAGATATGGAATATGATGACATAAAAACAGAACTTAGTACAGGAATGAATGATGATATTCCTCCAgaaacagaagaagaagaagaaaatgataaaaagctTGATTTAGATAGCATCGATATGATGCAACTTCCTATACAACTCGATGATGGAATTGACATATTGGACGATGTAAAATGCGAAGATGAAAGAGTTATATCAATACCAGATAAAGAAATCACGGTTCCAAGTAATGAAGAAACTATTGATATCAACAATGGAGCAGAATTGATGCAAGAAACacatgtttgttttttttcgcTATTAAGAGATGCGTTCACTTCAAAAGGTGAATATAGAATGAGTACAGGAGAAATGAAGGAAGCTATTACACAATGGCAAGGAAATCCTATTTCGCCGTTAAACGATTGGTATTCTTTAGCATCCTCTTGGCCAGCACTAGTTCCATTAGCTTTGGGATTTCTAGCTGGTGAACTTACATATTCTCAAGAAATAGGTGATCGACAAGAAAGAGAGTCAGAACTTGTTCCTTATTTAGAAAACAAAGGAAATGGAGTCTATGCGTGGATTGGTGCTGGACGAGACTCAGACTCTCGTCTATTGGACTTGtgtacgaaatttttaatgcacaAAGATTCATTAGGCTTATCAACTGCAACTAGCACTTGCTCTCTAGCAATTGCAAAACAACAAAATCAAGTGCCTCTAGCTAGCAGCAATGTTAACAATAATTCTGGAAATGGAAATACAAATTCAAGCGCCAGAGATTCTAGTCCAGCGATAGAATCGATCAGTGTCGACAGTGGATCCATTAATACTGTTGCAGAATGGGAACCACCTCGTGCGCTATGGCCCACAGAATGGAAAGTTCGTCCATCTACGGTGGAAGAACGAGAAGAATTTAGGAGGCAAGAGCGTATGCGTTACGCTGCACCTCATAAAGCATTTACGTACAGAATGCATGGTTACGCCTCTGTTGTAGGTCCAGTGAAAGGCATTTATCAACATAATGTTG CTTCTGGTTTAACCAAGGCTCGCGGACACTCATTATTAGTAGCAGACAGACCAAATTTTGTGACGATCTTAGCCTTAGTCAGAGATGCTACTGCAAGGCTTCCCAATGGTGAAGGAACTCGAGCTGATATTTGTCAATTACTAAAAGATTCTCAATACATTCGAGAACAAACAGAGAGCGATGATAAAGAAGGATATTTACATTCTGTAGTATCTGGAGCTTTAGACAGATTGCATTATGAAACAGATCCCTGTGTACGGTATTATCCACGACGTAAGGAATGGCTATATCTTCATCGAGCACGTTCAGAATCAGAATTTg AAATGTATCATCAACAATTGCAAGGCGTTGcaaagaataagaagaatgTTGGTAGCATGTCTCGGAATAAAGCTCTTTTACCAGTCATAAAACCTGCTAATGTTAACAAAGAACAATCTCCTAATAGTACTAAAGAAACGACacctaaaaaagaaagaaaagctgCAACTACTACCCAACCTATTATTTCGag caggaaagaacaaaaaaaaagtgaagagaaaaatattaatgaccaTTCCGTTACTACGGAACAATCTGTTGTAGTTACGAATGTAACAACAACAATCAACACGCCTACAACTTCAGTAATTTCCATGTCAGGGACCACTGTTCCAATTACATCTCTTCCAGTTTCTTCAACTTCTATTAATAGCATTACTGTAGAAAAAGATGTAATTAATGATGTAAAAGCTCAAATTACTACAAACACCCCAGCAAAAAAAGCAACCAATATTGGTGGAAAACCAGTCGCTGTTGTAAAAAGTAGTGCTCAGAGTTTGTTACAATCAAATCAACAACATTTTCCACATCATCAAATTCAAGTATCAACATCTGCTGGCCTACAGACTATTAGATTATCTGGACATTCTGTTTTACATTCTGCTCAATCTGTGGTAGCTAGCAGTGCTTCTAATGTGACGAATGTAACCACAAATTTAACTACCATACTACCTCCTGTTAAAGTTCAAAGTCAACAGCAATCACAACAAtcacagcaacaacaacaacaacaacaaacaaTAGTAACTAATCAAGCAGGAAAAAGCATTTTACAAACTGCtaatataaaacaacaatCTCCACAACAACATGTACTACCTGGAAAAACTTTGTTAGCTTCTCAAATAAAATTGGTTAGTCCAGGACAAATTAAGTCTCTTCTCACAGGTCATGGACTTCAAGgccaaacaatatttattaaacaatcgCCATCTAGTAATCAGTCACAACAaatacaacaacaacaattaaaG caacaacaacaacaaattcAACAGAGAGTTGTTACTAATCAGCAACAATCGATACAAACATCTGGTATGCAGCGCATAATTGCGCAGATAGGAGGAAAACCAATTGCGGTGCAAATTCAACAATCACCGCatcaacagcaacaacagcaacaacaaaaaatattagcaaAGGTTTTAACTAGTTCTAATAGTGGTCAACTTATTTCAGTAGAAAATCTTCTTGCTCAGAAAGGATTGAAATTGGCGACTACAGCTAGTCATGCTAATCAACTTAATAGACAGGGAAAACAGGTCATACAAACTCAATATCaa gTAGTGTCACAAGCACAGACTTCTTCGGGTCAATCAAAGATCATAGCTAGTacacaacagcaacaacaatcACAACAAGCACAAACTGTACGAATGGTAACGGCTCAATTAGCTGGAAAACCAATAGTTTTAGCAAGTGGCAATAAAAACGTAGGAGTTGGAGTAAGCAACAGCGGAAGTGTAGTTCTCGGAAAACAACAACCATCTCAACAACAGACACAGCAACAACCTATAATTTTACCGAGCCAATTActcaatattaaaacattgcaCGGTTTAAAAGTGATACCGACTCCAGCCGGATTAAAGACCACAGGCGCAGCGGTATACGCACGAGTTATTGCTCCAACCACTATAACTTCATCTCAGTCACCGGGAAATCAACAACAGACTATCCAAACACAACCTTCAAGAAATAATACTTACAGTACACCTTGA